The Pseudomonas sp. FP2309 genome has a window encoding:
- a CDS encoding LysR family transcriptional regulator, giving the protein MRRKIPSTTALVSFEAAARHESFTKAAVELSITQGAICRQIASLEEFLSVELFRRSRRGVKLTEAGLSYSRRVATQLDAVERDTLSVMGQQGANTIELAVVPTFGTQWLIPRLKDFQRRHPEVTVNLTNRTRPFLFADTEFDAAIYFGDADWSGTESHRLMGENPVPVCSPRLLGKRKHFTTQEIAQLPLLQQTTRPYAWRQWFNAQQLNIARDMTGPRYELFSMLSQAAMHEMGIALIPPFLIQQELDEQQLVIANPETLSSSKAYYLMIPDRKVESASLHAFRDWLIDQSRSYSPSR; this is encoded by the coding sequence ATGCGCAGAAAAATCCCCAGCACAACCGCCCTTGTCAGTTTTGAAGCGGCAGCCCGCCACGAGAGCTTTACCAAGGCGGCCGTTGAGCTCTCCATTACACAAGGCGCCATCTGCCGACAGATCGCCAGTCTGGAGGAGTTTTTGAGTGTCGAGCTGTTTCGGCGCTCGCGACGCGGCGTAAAGCTAACGGAGGCTGGGCTGTCTTATAGTCGAAGAGTCGCAACGCAACTGGACGCTGTTGAGCGTGACACCCTGTCAGTGATGGGGCAGCAAGGCGCGAACACCATCGAGTTGGCCGTTGTACCCACCTTTGGGACGCAATGGTTAATCCCTCGCCTCAAGGACTTTCAACGGCGGCACCCAGAGGTGACGGTCAACCTTACGAACCGAACGCGACCTTTCCTGTTTGCAGACACTGAGTTTGACGCCGCGATTTACTTCGGCGATGCCGACTGGTCCGGCACAGAGTCCCACCGACTCATGGGAGAAAACCCCGTACCCGTGTGCAGCCCTCGACTCCTGGGTAAGCGCAAGCACTTCACCACTCAAGAGATCGCGCAGCTGCCACTGCTGCAGCAGACCACCCGCCCATACGCCTGGCGTCAATGGTTCAATGCCCAGCAATTGAACATTGCTCGCGACATGACAGGCCCACGTTACGAGCTATTCTCGATGCTGTCCCAGGCCGCGATGCATGAAATGGGCATCGCGCTGATCCCACCGTTCCTTATCCAACAGGAACTGGACGAGCAACAACTGGTGATCGCAAACCCGGAAACACTGAGCAGCTCGAAGGCTTATTACCTGATGATTCCTGACAGAAAAGTGGAGTCGGCCTCTCTGCATGCATTCAGGGACTGGCTGATTGACCAGTCGCGGAGCTACAGCCCCAGTAGATAA
- a CDS encoding acyl-CoA dehydrogenase → MAGKASFNWIDPLLLDQQLTEEERMVRDSAEQFARDKLAPRVLEAFRHEKTDPAIFREMGETGLLGAMIPEQYGGSGLNYVCYGLIAREVERVDSGYRSMMSVQSSLVMVPINEFGTEAQKQKYLPKLASGEWIGCFGLTEPDHGSDPGAMITRARKVDGGYSLTGAKMWITNSPIADVFVVWGKDDAGDIRGFVLEKGWKGLSAPAIHGKVGLRASITGEIVMDNVFVPEENIFPDVRGLKGPFTCLNSARYGISWGALGAAEFCWHTARQYTLDRQQFGRPLAATQLIQKKLADMQTEITLALQGCLRLGRMKDEGTAAVEITSIMKRNSCGKSLDIARMARDMLGGNGISDEFGVARHLVNLEVVNTYEGTHDVHALILGRAQTGLQAFY, encoded by the coding sequence ATGGCTGGCAAGGCAAGCTTCAACTGGATCGATCCGCTGCTGCTGGATCAACAGCTCACCGAAGAAGAGCGCATGGTGCGCGACAGTGCTGAGCAATTTGCCCGGGACAAACTGGCGCCACGTGTACTCGAAGCTTTCCGTCATGAAAAGACCGACCCTGCGATCTTTCGCGAGATGGGCGAAACCGGCCTGCTGGGCGCGATGATCCCCGAGCAGTACGGCGGCAGCGGCCTGAACTACGTCTGCTATGGGTTGATTGCGCGCGAGGTTGAGCGCGTCGACTCTGGTTATCGTTCGATGATGAGTGTGCAGTCTTCGCTGGTCATGGTGCCGATCAATGAGTTCGGTACCGAAGCGCAGAAGCAGAAGTACCTGCCGAAGCTGGCCTCCGGCGAATGGATCGGCTGTTTTGGTCTGACCGAGCCTGACCATGGGTCAGATCCCGGCGCGATGATTACTCGTGCGCGCAAGGTGGACGGTGGCTACAGCCTGACCGGCGCGAAGATGTGGATCACCAACAGTCCGATCGCGGACGTGTTCGTGGTGTGGGGTAAAGACGACGCCGGCGATATCCGTGGGTTTGTGCTGGAGAAAGGCTGGAAAGGCCTGAGTGCACCGGCAATACACGGCAAAGTTGGCCTGCGTGCCTCTATCACCGGTGAGATCGTGATGGATAACGTATTCGTGCCTGAAGAAAACATCTTCCCGGATGTGCGTGGCTTGAAGGGGCCGTTCACCTGCCTTAATTCTGCGCGCTACGGTATCTCGTGGGGCGCGCTGGGTGCCGCAGAGTTCTGCTGGCACACCGCTCGCCAGTACACCCTGGATCGTCAGCAGTTCGGCCGACCCTTGGCGGCGACGCAGTTGATCCAGAAGAAGCTGGCCGACATGCAGACCGAGATTACGCTGGCCTTGCAAGGTTGCTTGCGCTTGGGGCGCATGAAGGATGAAGGCACGGCCGCAGTGGAAATCACCTCAATCATGAAGCGCAACTCGTGTGGCAAGTCCCTGGACATTGCACGTATGGCGCGGGACATGTTGGGCGGCAACGGCATTTCCGACGAGTTCGGTGTGGCGCGTCATCTGGTGAACCTGGAGGTGGTCAACACCTATGAAGGTACCCACGATGTACACGCTTTGATTCTGGGGCGTGCGCAGACCGGTCTTCAGGCGTTCTATTAA
- a CDS encoding CaiB/BaiF CoA-transferase family protein has product MGALSHLRVLDLSRVLAGPWSGQILADLGAEVIKVERPGNGDDTRAWGPPFLKDAYGENTSEAAYYLSANRNKESVTIDFTRPEGQKLVRDLAAKSDILIENFKVGGLAAYGLDYDSLKEINPELIYCSITGFGQTGPYAGRAGYDFMIQGLGGLMSLTGRPEGDDGAGPVKVGVALTDILTGLYSTVAILAALAHRDHDGGGQHIDMALLDVQVACLANQAMNYLTTGVSPKRLGNAHPNIVPYQDFPTADGDFILTVGNDGQFRKFAEVAGQPQWADDPRFSSNKVRVANRALLIPLIRQATVFKTTAEWVAQLEQVGVPCGPINDLAQVFADPQVKARGLAMQLPHALAGMVPQVASPIRLSKTPVEYRSAPPLLGEHTAQVLQRVLGLGSLHVDALRGAGVV; this is encoded by the coding sequence ATGGGTGCGCTTTCGCATTTGCGAGTATTGGATTTGTCGCGAGTATTGGCCGGCCCCTGGTCTGGTCAGATTCTCGCGGACCTTGGGGCTGAGGTTATCAAGGTGGAGCGTCCCGGTAATGGCGACGACACGCGCGCCTGGGGGCCGCCGTTCCTCAAGGATGCTTATGGCGAAAATACCAGTGAGGCAGCGTATTACTTGTCGGCCAATCGGAATAAAGAGTCGGTGACTATCGACTTTACGCGACCCGAGGGGCAGAAGTTGGTACGGGATCTGGCGGCCAAGTCCGACATCCTTATCGAGAACTTCAAGGTAGGTGGGCTTGCGGCGTATGGGCTTGATTACGATTCGCTCAAGGAGATCAATCCTGAATTGATCTACTGCTCCATCACCGGTTTTGGGCAGACAGGGCCGTATGCGGGGCGTGCGGGTTATGACTTCATGATTCAGGGGCTGGGCGGGCTCATGAGCCTGACCGGTCGCCCCGAAGGTGATGACGGTGCTGGCCCGGTGAAAGTGGGAGTGGCATTGACTGACATCCTTACGGGTCTCTACTCGACCGTGGCCATTCTGGCTGCGCTGGCGCATAGAGATCATGACGGTGGCGGGCAGCACATCGATATGGCCTTGCTTGATGTGCAGGTGGCGTGTCTGGCTAATCAGGCGATGAATTACCTGACGACAGGTGTCTCGCCAAAGCGCCTCGGTAATGCTCATCCGAATATCGTGCCTTATCAGGACTTCCCCACGGCCGATGGTGACTTCATCCTGACGGTGGGTAATGACGGGCAGTTTCGCAAGTTCGCCGAGGTGGCCGGTCAGCCGCAGTGGGCGGATGATCCGCGCTTCTCTTCTAATAAGGTGCGGGTGGCCAATCGTGCGCTGCTGATTCCGTTGATTCGCCAGGCTACCGTGTTCAAGACAACGGCTGAGTGGGTGGCGCAGCTTGAACAAGTGGGTGTGCCTTGTGGGCCGATCAACGATCTTGCTCAGGTGTTTGCCGACCCTCAGGTCAAGGCGCGCGGATTGGCGATGCAGTTGCCTCATGCATTAGCAGGGATGGTGCCTCAGGTTGCGAGCCCAATTCGCCTGTCAAAGACGCCGGTAGAGTATCGAAGTGCGCCTCCCTTGTTGGGCGAACATACGGCTCAGGTATTACAGAGGGTATTGGGCTTGGGGTCGTTGCATGTGGACGCGCTAAGAGGTGCTGGGGTGGTCTAG